A genome region from Lytechinus pictus isolate F3 Inbred chromosome 16, Lp3.0, whole genome shotgun sequence includes the following:
- the LOC135157087 gene encoding octapeptide-repeat protein T2-like — MGKRVKERGRREEGCKREEEENEGMGEGQRGRGGGSREGGGGEEGGGGEEEEGRRKRFEGVETTLSGETGKKRVIGSMHMKQGYSPRERGRRREREVGEKGEGKRLSEREGEHRG; from the coding sequence ATGGGAAAAAGAGTGAAGGAGAGAGGGAGGAGAGAGGAGGGATGTAAacgagaggaggaggagaacgAGGGAATGGGAGAGGGAcagagaggaagaggaggaggaagtcgagaagggggaggaggagaagaaggaggaggaggggaggaagaggaggggaggaggaaaAGGTTTGAGGGAGTGGAGACAACGTTGAGCGGAGAGACTGGTAAAAAGAGAGTAATCGGGAGTATGCATATGAAGCAGGGTTATAGTCCTAGAGAAAGAGGTAGACGAAGAGAGAGGGAGGTGGGGGAGAAGGGGGAAGGGAAGAGATTGTCAGAAAGAGAAGGGGAACATAGGGGATGA